A single Brassica rapa cultivar Chiifu-401-42 chromosome A04, CAAS_Brap_v3.01, whole genome shotgun sequence DNA region contains:
- the LOC117133711 gene encoding uncharacterized protein LOC117133711 isoform X1, translating into MIFISVHGNIDDKITTSSPRALTYVSIVSIHVSTIHSLIIITPSIGLLLHHPCPLFWRKHLNGQKCFSRRFLRLPLLVSFHGGIKDVSPLLSSANHTPPELLPLQSPINHPGLQDPDSVLGSLTREIKEVGPDGQEVTKVVPAVTEEDQGIEILTEAIAACTETIDQHKGKLVVKEAPRAVSERC; encoded by the exons ATGATATTCATCTCTGTTCACGGGAATATCGATGATAAAATAACCACAAGCTCTCCACGCGCATTAACCTATGTATCAATCGTGTCCATACACGTGTCAACGATCCACagcctcatcatcatcaccccCTCCATcggtcttcttcttcatcatccttGTCCACTTTTCTGGCGAAAGCATCTCAACGGTCAAAAATGCTTCTCAAGACGGTTTCTTCGTCTTCCGCTGCTCGTGAGTTTCCATGGCGGAATCAAGGACGTTTCTCCTCTGCTATCCTCCGCGAACCATACACCACCGGAGCTTCTTCCACTTCAGTCTCCGATCAATCACCCAG gccTTCAAGATCCCGATTCTGTGTTGGGTTCACTCACACGTGAGATCAAAGAAGTTGGGCCTGATGGGCAGGAG GTGACTAAAGTTGTACCTGCTGTTACGGAAGAA GACCAAGGGATTGAAATTCTAACGGAAGCCATAGCAGCTTGCACCGAGACAATTGATCAACACAAGGGCAAGCTCGTCGTTAAGGAGGCACCTAGGGCT GTGAGTGAACGATGCTGA
- the LOC117133711 gene encoding eukaryotic translation initiation factor 2 subunit alpha homolog isoform X2 — MAESRTFLLCYPPRTIHHRSFFHFSLRSITQELYVNIGYRKHGHAFELSLCCIHVDICYLVLFFFSGLQDPDSVLGSLTREIKEVGPDGQEVTKVVPAVTEEDQGIEILTEAIAACTETIDQHKGKLVVKEAPRAVSERC, encoded by the exons ATGGCGGAATCAAGGACGTTTCTCCTCTGCTATCCTCCGCGAACCATACACCACCGGAGCTTCTTCCACTTCAGTCTCCGATCAATCACCCAG GAGTTGTATGTGAACATTGGGTACCGGAAACATGGTCATGCTTTTGAGTTGAGCCTTTGTTGTATTCATGTAGATATTTGTtacttagttttgttttttttttcaggccTTCAAGATCCCGATTCTGTGTTGGGTTCACTCACACGTGAGATCAAAGAAGTTGGGCCTGATGGGCAGGAG GTGACTAAAGTTGTACCTGCTGTTACGGAAGAA GACCAAGGGATTGAAATTCTAACGGAAGCCATAGCAGCTTGCACCGAGACAATTGATCAACACAAGGGCAAGCTCGTCGTTAAGGAGGCACCTAGGGCT GTGAGTGAACGATGCTGA
- the LOC117133714 gene encoding shaggy-related protein kinase epsilon-like isoform X2: MSKSTRWLVLQRHGFFPSSSICFHGKVVLGTPPTKGRNISNAFNTVPVSVLDTLVHPFFDELRDPLMHVSFLPPLFNFKPHELKGVRVPVEIMAKLVPEHAEEAGSMARFVILSAVNLIFFSLGL, from the exons ATGTCAAAATCTACCAG GTGGCTTGTGTTACAGCGCCATGGTTTCTTTCCATCTTCATCAATATGCTTCCATGGGAAAGTG GTTTTGGGAACACCACCAACAAAGGGAAGAAATATATCAAATGCATTCAATACTGTCCCAGTCTCCGTT CTCGATACATTGGTCCACCCGTTCTTTGATGAGCTTAGAGATCCCCTAATGCACGTTTCTTTCCTTCCACCACTATTCAACTTCAAGCCTCATG AGCTTAAAGGTGTGCGCGTGCCCGTGGAGATAATGGCTAAGTTAGTACCTGAACATGCAGAGGAAGCAGGGTCCATGGCTCGGTTTGTGATTTTATCTGCTGTTAACTTGATTTTCTTTTCTCTTGGGCTTTGA
- the LOC117133714 gene encoding shaggy-related protein kinase epsilon-like isoform X1, which yields MITDAVNPLSASDHKRWLVLQRHGFFPSSSICFHGKVVLGTPPTKGRNISNAFNTVPVSVLDTLVHPFFDELRDPLMHVSFLPPLFNFKPHELKGVRVPVEIMAKLVPEHAEEAGSMARFVILSAVNLIFFSLGL from the exons ATGATCACCGACGCCGTGAATCCTCTCTCCGCATCCGACCACAAAAG GTGGCTTGTGTTACAGCGCCATGGTTTCTTTCCATCTTCATCAATATGCTTCCATGGGAAAGTG GTTTTGGGAACACCACCAACAAAGGGAAGAAATATATCAAATGCATTCAATACTGTCCCAGTCTCCGTT CTCGATACATTGGTCCACCCGTTCTTTGATGAGCTTAGAGATCCCCTAATGCACGTTTCTTTCCTTCCACCACTATTCAACTTCAAGCCTCATG AGCTTAAAGGTGTGCGCGTGCCCGTGGAGATAATGGCTAAGTTAGTACCTGAACATGCAGAGGAAGCAGGGTCCATGGCTCGGTTTGTGATTTTATCTGCTGTTAACTTGATTTTCTTTTCTCTTGGGCTTTGA
- the LOC117133383 gene encoding eukaryotic translation initiation factor 2 subunit alpha homolog — MLLKTVSSSSAAREFPWRNQGRFSSAILREPYTTGASSTSVSDQSPRYMAFQSDASGTELYVNIGYRKHGHAFELSLCCLQDPDSVLGSLTREIKEVGPDGQEVTKVVPAVTEEDQGIEILTEAIAACTETIDQHKGKLVVKEAPRAVKHMAKLRMDNEEISGNEEEEEDTGMGEVDIEGAGIVE; from the exons ATGCTTCTCAAGACGGTTTCTTCGTCTTCCGCTGCTCGTGAGTTTCCATGGCGGAATCAAGGACGTTTCTCCTCTGCTATCCTCCGCGAACCATACACCACCGGAGCTTCTTCCACTTCAGTCTCCGATCAATCACCCAG GTACATGGCATTTCAATCAGATGCTTCTGGAACA GAGTTGTATGTGAACATTGGGTACCGGAAACATGGTCATGCTTTTGAGTTGAGCCTTTGTT gccTTCAAGATCCCGATTCTGTGTTGGGTTCACTCACACGTGAGATCAAAGAAGTTGGGCCTGATGGGCAGGAG GTGACTAAAGTTGTACCTGCTGTTACGGAAGAA GACCAAGGGATTGAAATTCTAACGGAAGCCATAGCAGCTTGCACCGAGACAATTGATCAACACAAGGGCAAGCTCGTCGTTAAGGAGGCACCTAGGGCTGTGA AACACATGGCTAAGCTAAGAATGGACAATGAAGAAATCAGCggcaatgaagaagaagaggaggacaCAGGGATGGGTGAAGTTGACATTGAAGGTGCCGGAATCGTTGAGTAG
- the LOC117133711 gene encoding eukaryotic translation initiation factor 2 subunit alpha homolog isoform X3, whose protein sequence is MAESRTFLLCYPPRTIHHRSFFHFSLRSITQELYVNIGYRKHGLQDPDSVLGSLTREIKEVGPDGQEVTKVVPAVTEEDQGIEILTEAIAACTETIDQHKGKLVVKEAPRAVSERC, encoded by the exons ATGGCGGAATCAAGGACGTTTCTCCTCTGCTATCCTCCGCGAACCATACACCACCGGAGCTTCTTCCACTTCAGTCTCCGATCAATCACCCAG GAGTTGTATGTGAACATTGGGTACCGGAAACATG gccTTCAAGATCCCGATTCTGTGTTGGGTTCACTCACACGTGAGATCAAAGAAGTTGGGCCTGATGGGCAGGAG GTGACTAAAGTTGTACCTGCTGTTACGGAAGAA GACCAAGGGATTGAAATTCTAACGGAAGCCATAGCAGCTTGCACCGAGACAATTGATCAACACAAGGGCAAGCTCGTCGTTAAGGAGGCACCTAGGGCT GTGAGTGAACGATGCTGA